AAATTTTTTAAAAGAAGTAGATAATATTACTAGTCTATCATATTATAATTTTCCAACTATTGAAATTTATTAATATTTATTAAACTTTCGTAGAACCTGAAAATATAGAGCCACTTTTTATAAATTAAAAAAATTAATCCAAGAACATTTACATTTATTTCCTCCAGCTGAAGCTAGAGATATCGTAAATAGCGCAATAAATTATACAATTCAACAACAATAAACAAAGGAAATTCAAAATTTTGCCGAAGACAACTTCGAGCTATATCAAGCATTCTTTAAAAACAGATGTTATTTTAGTAAATGGTGAGATATCACCTTGGTCTTTCAAAAATATTATCACTTTGGCTTTAAGACTAGGAAAATATAATTGGGTTGAAAATTTTATTTCTGATTATGGTCCTAGAATAAGTAATATTTACAGAGAAAATGCGGTAAATTATAATTCTGCATCTCTGTTCTTTTATTTAAAAGCATATAACAAAGCAATCCCTCTTCTTCAAATAGTTCAATTTGATGAATTGACTTATGGATTCAGGAGTGCAAAATCTATATTATTGCTTGCTATTACGAATTGGACGAATTTGATCCACTTTTTTCTTCATTGAAAGTTTTAAAAAGTATTTTTAAGCGAAATAAATCAATTGCGGAGGATCAGAAAGAGCTATTTAGAATTTATTAAATTTACAAAGAGCTCGACTCTACGATATTAAAACATTAAAAAGGTTGAAATCGGCAATTGAACATTCCCAAGCTATGAGTAAAAAATGGCTTCTCGAAAAAGTCGATGAACTTATTTAATGAGCGTCATTCAGCCGTCCCCCAGCCTTACTTATATAAAGCCTAAATCATCCACTACTACACACAAAAATTGATCTCCTGAAAATTGAAGAGAAATTTCAGTGTTTAAATACAATATTATATTTAAATAGCGTGAGATTAATTGTAACGTTTTTTATACACTTCAATACAACGTTGCCTTGCTATAGCGTGTTCCACTATGGGTTTTGGATAATCGAACGTATCCAGATCAGGAATCCATTTTTTAACAAACACTCCATCCGGATCAAATTTCATTTGTTGGGCTTCAGGACTAAAGATTCTAAAATATGGCGCTGCATCAGTACCACAACCTGCAGCCCATTGCCAGCCGCCGTTATTGCTCGCGAGTTCAAAGTCCAATAATTTTTCTGCAAAATAAGCTTCGCCCCACTTCCAATCAATCAGTAGATGTTTGACTAAAAAACTTGCAGTGATCATCCTTAGCCGGTTATGCATAAATCCGGTTTCATTCAATTGCCGCATACCAGCATCTACCATGGGATAACCTGTACGGCCTTCGCACCAGGCCTTAAACTGGTTTTCGTTGTTCTCCCAAGTGATCTGATCATATACCTTTTTGAATGCTCCGAATTCAACATATGGAAAACATTGAAGGATCGTACTGTAAAAATCGCGCCATAGTAATTCGCTGAAAAAGGTATCGCTGAGCTGATATGCCTGGTTAGCTAACGAGCGTATGCTTATCGTGCCAAAGCGAAGATGTATACCTAAATGAGTAGTGGCATCTCTAGCCGGATAATCCCGATCCTTTTGATAGTTTTTGATGAGCATTTCATTTACCCTGATGTTTGGAATATTTATACTTGATGTTTTAAATCCCATTTCATCAAGATCCGGGCAATCATTTGTAGTAGCTTTCCAAAAATTATGAGTGCGTTGTTCGGATGGTAAACAAGCGAAAATGACATGGTTATCTACTAGCGGTGCTTTTGCTTTTAATCTTTGTAGCAATTTGTTTTTGTATGGAGTAAATACGGTATAGGGCTTGCCATCATCTTTCAGTACTTCGTGGGCTTCAAAGAGCACGTGATCCTTATAAGTATGTACTTGAATTTGGTGCTGCGTCAGCAATGTTTCAATTTGCTGATCCCTTTGATTTGCGTAAGATTCATAATCTCTGTTAAAATAAACGCTGCCCAATTTATATTCCTTAAGCAATTTTGACCAGGCATGTAAGGGTTCATCAAACAATATCACCAGGTCGGACTTATAACTTCTTAATTTTAATTGCAATTGAAGAATCTGATTATATATGAACGTGATGCGAGCATCATAAGGATCTGATAGTTTAGACAGAATATTTTGATCGAATATAAAAATTGGGATCACAGGGTTTTCCGATGATAATGCATGAAACAAAGCCGTATTGTCCTCAAAACGAAGATCTCTTCGAAACCAAAAAATATTATAAATCATGAAAGCCGAACATCCGACTCTAAAAATCGTTCATCTGAACCCCATGTAAAACCTGAATTAAAGTGTATTTTTGCCTCAAATTGAGCAAAATGAAACTATACTTCTTACTGTTAATTGCACTAATTGGCTTATTTGCCTGTAATTCAAAGAAAGATTTCGATCGAAAAGAACTGGCATCACTGGAGTCTGCTTTTGAGAATAATCGCGTAGACTCGACCTATGATAAGCTACTTACCAGATATCTTGAAATTATGCAAGAACATAAGGACAATAAGAAAATTGTTGAAGAGATGTTATTCAAAGCAGCCCAAGCCAGCAAAAAAATGGATAATTGCCGGCAGCTTGTTATCTTTCTCAACAATCTCATCAAAAATCATTACGAGCGAACAGATACTCCTGATAATGTTGTCGAAATGATTAATTGTCTACGGAAAATAGAAAAAAGTTATGCAGCGGATATTTTGTCCATTTGCTTTTCTGAAGCTTTTCCTAATCATCCTTCAAAAGTGGATTTATTAAGCGGATTGCAGCGTCAACAATCTTCAGAGGAGTTTTTAGCAGAATTGGCAAAATCCATGTTTCCGGATACAGGCAGCTATAATAAAGATGTAGCTTTTAATTACGTGGATGCCTGCGAAGCTTATGCACTTGTATTACCCAATTCTGAAAAATCACCAGAATTTCTTTTCAGTGCTGCCCAGACGGCCAAATTGCTTCAGACTTATGATAAATGCATTAGTTTATTTGATTGGATTATCGAAAAATATCCTACTCACCCCAAAGCAGAGAATGCCTGCTTTATGAAAGCATTTTTATTTGACAACGATTTAAAAGATACTGCAATTGCGCGCAAATATTATACAGAATTCATTGGCAAATACCCTAAAAGCGAATTTGTTGATGATGCGCAGATTCTGATTTTAAACCTTGGAAAAACGGAGGAACAAATTCTGGAAGAAATTCAGAAAAAAAATCAAGCGCAGTAAGTTTAGTTGGTAGTTGATGATTGATAGTTGATAGTTGCGTGCGTTTATTTTTAAAAAAAGTTGTCAGTTTACTGATTAATGTAGACTAGCAAACTTCTTCCTACAAGGCTACAAGCCTACAATCCTACCCTACGAAAATAAGTTGTCAGTTGGCAGTAAATTCCTCTTACCATTAATCTATCTTCACTAAATTCGAATGCAGACAAGTATGAAACAGACTATTCCCCTCCCCAACCGGCATTATAAAAACTTGTTTTGCCAAGAATCTTTAAGCGGTTTCAACCAGGCTTTTAGAAAATTTATTTTATCCTGCACTAGTGTATCAAAAAACAAAGTATCCATTGTTACATCCTGATTAGAAAATGCTGCTTTTAATTGGCTTAAAGGCATACATTTTACTTTATCTTCATCCAGGTAATAAACAATTTGCCTATTTAGAAAATCTACATTTTCTCTTTCTCCTAATTTTCTAATAAATTGTACAGAGCCATCTATACTGCAGCCTCCGGGTTTATTGCCGGTTTCATCTACTACAAAAACAATAAAAAAACCATGCAACAAGCCGCCGGTAGCTTTAACAGCCAATTGATGACTGCTCCAGCTTTTTGTGAAGTTAAATATTTCATCATGAAGTCCTGCAATATGATTTGCATCTATGATCTTGTCGGCACCATATATCCATACACGAGCATGGTCCGGAAAACTCAATAGGTCTGTCATTATTTCATATTTTGAAGCACTAACTCAGCAAGATCGTAAACCATAACTCTTTCTTGCTGGTCTTTGGCTTTTATGCCATCTGACAGCATAGTAAGACAGAACGGACAATTTGAAACAATTGTTTTTGTGCCGTTGGCTAAAAATTCTTCTGTTCTTTCAATATTGATGCGTTTGTTGCCGGGCTCATCTTCTTTAAACATCTGTGCACCACCTGCGCCACAACATAATCCATTGGATCGAGAGCGTTTTAATTCTTTAATTTCGAGATGAAGAGATTCGATGACATTTCGGGGAGCTTCATAAACATTATTTACTCTGCCCATATAACAAGAATCGTGATACCCAACAGCCTCCAGATTTGCCTCATTGTTAATTACAATTTTCCCTTCTTTGATGAGCCCTTCTAAAAATTGGGAATAATGGATCACCTCATAAGTCCCGCCCAATTCAGGATATTCGTTTTTCAAGGTATTAAAACAATGTGGACAAGTGCAAACAATTTTTCGAACATTGTATGCATTCAAGGTTTCTATATTTTGCACAGCAAGCATTTGAAATAAAAATTCATTACCTGCTCTCCGGGCAGGATCTCCTGTACATTTTTCTTCATCACCTAAAATGGCATAAGAATATTCGATTCGATTCAGTATTTCGCAAAATGCTTTGGTGACTTTTTGGGCTCTGGCATCATAACTTCCAGCACAACCAACCCAGAATAAAATTTCAGGTGACTGTCCATTACTTATAAGTTCATTTAATATCGGAACTTTCATATTAACTGTTTTGTGTCCATTGGGTGCGAGATTCAGACATCGCCCAAACAGATTGATTTGTTTCTAAACTGTTGAAAACAGGCAACCATTCCTGAGGGCCACCGCTGTTCATGAGAATATCATATCTACGCAATTCCAAAATGGGTTGAAGTGGATTGATGAGAACCGGACAAGCCTCTACACAAGCATTACAACTTGTACATGCATAAATTTCTTCCTTAGAAATAAAATCAAACAGAGATCTACCATCTGTAATTTCTATTTGATCATCAGCAACTCTAACATATCCCTCGTTGCGAATGAGTTCCTCACTCCGATCCCGAATATCCATGACAATTTTTCGAGGGCTCAGTTTTTTACCTGTGAGATTTGCCGGACAAACAGAAGTACATCTTCCACATTCGGTGCAGGAAAAGGCTTGCAGGATGTTCTTCCAACTTAATTGATGAACATCGGAAGCTCCAAAAAATCCTTTGCTCTCAATATTTGGTTGCGTTTCCATTCCCAACATGTTGCGTACTTCGTTTTGAATTTCAGGAATATTTTGCATGGCGCCTCTATTCAATGGATCCGCAAAATAACTATTGGGAAAAGCCAAAAAAATATGTAAATGTTTGGAATAAGGCAGGTAAACCACAAATCCAAGAATGACCAAAAAATGCAGCCACCAAAACAGCCGCTCACAGATAACGGCATAGTTGTTGAGTGCTCCTTCAAATAATGGAAGAGTCCATTGGGCTGAAAGAAAATAACGCCCCCCATCCGGATACACATTCGGGTTTTGAGTTTGCAAATACTGGTAAGCTCCATTCATCATAAAGATGCTTATGATAAGTATGATCTCTCCAAGTAAAATTATGTTTGCATCCTTAAAGGGCCAACCTTTTATTTCAGGCATCTGAAATCTCTTTAATTTAATCACATTCCTTCTCCATAAAAAGACAATAGTTGCAATCAAAGCCAAAACAGAGAGCACTTCAATGGAGTTAATAAGTAATGGATAAAAAAGTCCAATTTTATTCGCAAAAAAGCGGTGATGGCCGGTAAGCCCATCAATTATTATCTCAAGGGTCTCAATTTGTGTAAAAATAAAAGCTAAATAAATAAACAAATGAAAGAAACCAGAAATCGGTCTTGTAAACATTTTTCGTTGCCCCAATGCAAAAAGCAGCATATTTTTCCATCTTTCTGATTTCAAACCATTAGTTGCTTCCCTTTGTCCCAGCTGTATAGCTTTTAGGATTTGTTTATACTTTGAAAGCGAAACATAACTTGCGAGAGCAATAACTGTAAGAAATACAATGGCTGAAATCATAATAAAATGAACAAATTCAAATAATTATTAGAATTTTGTGTTTACATCAGGGTTAAAAATATGATTATTCTAGGTAAAGTACAAATTCAGCAGAAAATCAAACGAATGGCTATGGAAATATACGAAAGGCATTCAAATGATTCTGAAATCATTATTATTGGGATTAAAGATCAGGGAGCTTTATTCGCAGACCAGCTTTGTCAGGAAATTCATAAATTAAGCCCTTTGAAATGCACCCAAGCGCAAATGTCGTTAAATAAAGTGAAGCCTACAAGCGCTGATGTTCAATCCAATATTGAACTTTCTACCCTCAAAAATAAATCTGTACTTCTTGTCGATGATGTAGCAAATTCCGGAAAAACAATGTTTTATGCTTTAGGCGGTCTTATGAAAGCAACTCCAAAGTCCATTGAAACAGTTGTGTTGGTAGAAAGATTACATAAGCGCTTTCCGGTCGAAGTTACATTCGTTGGAATGAAGTTAGCCACTACGATCAAAGAACACATTGAAGTAAAGTTAAATGGCCAAAACGATTGGACAGTGGAGCTCAAATAAGTTGGAGAAGCACTGGATTTTTTTCAATATTTGAAATAGCGCTCTCGTAGCCCAGTTTATATAAAAGTTCATAATCGCCTAAATGGTATTTTGAAATGCCAGCTATTTCTTCAGACTCGATAAGTACATCGCAAATTTCTTTTTGTCGTATCGAATTATTATTAACATTAAGTTCCAAAACTCTGGTAAGAATTTTCATACTGCTGTTTAATTGTTGGTTCGGCAATTTTAAAATAGGTGTTAAACTAACGCCCATAAGAACTTTGCAATCTTTTCTAATAATGGAAGCCGGTAAATTCATTAGTATACCTCCATCGAGGTAAAAATCATCATTAATATTCACAGGCCTGAACAACATGGGTACCGAACAAGATGCCAATACGGGTTTCACAACGGGACCTTTATTGAAAATTTCCAAGACTCCTTTAGTAATATTACAAGCAGTTACCCAACAAGGAATTCTTAAGGCCTCAAATGAATCAACCGGCAAGTAAGCATTCAGAATTTCACTCAGATAATCCATTCCTATAAGACCACCGGACGGAATGCTTGGTTTTAAAAACTTAAACCATTTAGTACCTGATGCTATGTGATAAATTTCGTCTGCCGATAATCCACTTGCATATAACACGCCAATTAGAGCACCAGCGCTAGTCCCGGAAATGCAATCTGGATGTATCCCCTTTTCTTCTAAAGCCTTTAATACACCTATGTGATAAATTCCTCTGGCACCGCCACCTGAAAGTGCTAGACCAAAAGTTTTAGAAGACATTTATAATTTGACAAACTTCGCTATGAAATTGCGCTGACCTTTTAATTTTAAAAAGTAAATACCTGGTAACAGGTCAAATTGGAGCTGCCTAACAAATTTTCCGTTCCATTGTACAACCCCATTCTGGTTTATAATTTCAATATCATCATAATGCAGCGTAGTTAAAATTTCAATTGAATTTGTAACGATGGTTGACCGTAGCCGCGTGCTTGGAGCTAAACTGTTATCTGTCGCCGTAATTAATTCAAGGTCCTGTAAATAACGTGGAATGATTTGATAGTTATCAAAATAAGGACTAGATGCATCAAATTGAGAGCCAATACCTGTGATATTGAATTTTCCTGTTGGGGGCATCGTACCATGAATATTTACATCATTGTCTATACGCAGATCAAATTCTTGAATTCCATTGGTGATTTTGGCTGTAAATCCCAAAGGATTATTCGTCCATGTAATGGGATCCACCAGCTCTACATTTTTAATTTGTATGAGTTGAGATTCTGTGTTTTCGTTAAGATCCGTCACGATAGAGGCAGCAAATAGATTGGCACCTGTAGAAAGGATTTGTAAACTATCTAAAACAATTTGTGCTAGTCCGTTAAACTGGGTTGCCAAACCTTTAATGCGTAGCAAATCACCTTCCTTAACAGTATAATTTAAGTTTCCGGCTGAAAGAAATACACCTATGCCTTGGTTGTTCTTATCAATAATGGTGAACTGCAATCCGGCAGGTCTCAAATTCACGCCATAAACGGTGCCTTCGACTGTATAGCGCCTATCAAACGAATCCATTACCCCATTTTGATTGGTTGTTTTAAGTAGATCAATTGTAATATCTGGGTAATTGATGTCTTTGTTGCGAACCCTTACAACGCCGGTCATGCCAGATGGTCCATGTATATCGCATTGGTATTCATAAGTACCCGGCAAATCGAATTTATAAATAAAGGACCAATTTCCACTTTTCGGGTTACCGCTGTAGAAGGAGGCCGGATTATCTCTGAATATGGATTGATTGCCATTTACATTATGGGTGCCCGAAGTATTGATCCATTCAACTTGCTCGCCTACAAAAATGCTGATATCTGCAGGATCAAAACTGGATGCCTGTAAATTTATGCTGTGTTCTGCACAGATAACATTGTTTGATTTGCCCGGTGAACCGTATACGGCTTTTGCATTGACTTCAATCATCGCATTGGTGAGAGAAGGCCTCCAATACACGGCCAACGAATTATCGGCCGTAGTTCGACAAAGTTCAAGACTGGAACCATCACCATTCGTTTGAGGGCTCCAGGAACTAAAATAATGAACACTATCCACAAATTCACCATTTGCATTTAAGAGTGTGATAACTTCATCTGTATTTCTCATGCCACCTGAAGTCCATTCCAAAGCTTGTATATTAAAAATGGAATCTAACCGAAGACTATCAACACAAACAACAATAAAACTGCCGGGACTAATGACAGTATCCGGAAAAGTAAACACTACTGCATCCGGTATTTTATAATTATTCATATTAACCGGTGTATTTCCAGTATTTTGAAATTCAATATATTCTAAATAATCTGTTCCGCTTTCAGGCGGGTTATACATGATTTCAGTGATCACGATTTGCGCATCCAGCGCAAGCAATGAAATTATAAAGCAAAATAATGTTAGGATTTTTTTCATAAGTCATAAATTTATCAAAGATAACAAGAGTCCTAATAAATAGGAAAAGGAATTAAAAATCGCAAAGCTTAAAACAAAAAAGCCATATCCGGAGATATGGCTTTTGATATAAAATTTGAAATTTCTATTAAAAGAAATATCTGGCACCAAGTCTCAACTCCCAACGAGAGGAACCATTTAAGATGTCTAAACTGGCTTTACCACTTTCGGATCCACCTCTATAAGTAAAAGTAGGTTTCGTGACTAAATTATTATTGTTTGCATCTGCTACCAATTTTTCGAATGTCATCAATTGGTAATTGTTGAAGTCATTGCCCGGAACGGTATAACGTACGCCCCACTCCGAATTGATTAAATTGGCTAAATTGAATATATCTGCAGAGATCTGAAGGGTGTGCTTTTTTCCATTCACAAAGAGTGAGAAGTCTTGTTTGATAGCCAAATCCAGATAACTTGTGAATGGCATCCAATTGCTATTTTTCCCTGCATAACTTCCTCTGTTGGCTTTCAAATAAGGATCAGATTCTATAAATGCATCTAATTTGGTCCATTGCTCAGCGGCTGTAGTAACTTTACCGGATACTGTATAATCAACCAAATTGATTTCAGATGCATCCTTAGGGATGTAGATAAGATCTCTGTTTCTACCTGTACTTCCAACTTCATTATTCACATTTTGACCATTTGTTCCACCAATTACGTAAGAATATGGCGAACCTGTTTTTCCTTCATAAAATAAACTGATCGTGGTGGCCACATTTTTGCTTTTAAACCAATTAAATTTATAAGATAAACTTGTAATCATTCTGTGTCCGGTCGCATAATCAGATCTTCCATATGTAGGGGTATTCCTTCCATCGATGCTGATTTGTCCTCTCCATTGAGATGAATTTTGAGATGAAGTTGCATCCATCAATGAATTTGCATCTCCATAAGTGTATGCTATTAAGGTCTGTAATCCAAAATTGAAATTCTTGGCAAGTGATGCTGTCACTGTATAAGCATCGCCTTCATCTGTATTACTGGCAACATAAACAGCACTGTAAGTAGATTCAATGGATTTGCGTGTATAATTGAGTCTATTATCTGCTGAACTTGTCCAACGGAATGCAGCATTTTCGTCGTTATTTATTTGGGTATACACTACATTGTTCATGATTTTTGTATAAACACCTTCAAGTGAGAAATTGATTCCATGCGGAAGTTTAAAATCTAAACCAAGATTACCTTTTAATACCTGAGGATATTTAAAGTCTTTAACAAACAAATCATATTGTCCAGAAGGTATTTTAAAATTAGGATTAACGTATTGATTATTGACGTCTGATATAAATTTAGCACCCCCAGTAATATCAGATTGCGTAACGCGTCCTAATGTCAAGCCGTTGTTGGTATAAATTGCACCGGGCCATACAAATGGAATTCGACTGGTAAACAATCCAATGCCACCTCTCACAATCGTTTTTCTATTATTATTGACATCGTAGATAAATCCGACACGAGGTGAAAACATAAGTTGTCCATCTGGTACTTTGCCACTTTCTACTTCATTGGCCAAATCATGTTGTAGTTTTAGTTTTGGAAGTGCAGTATTATTAAAAAATGTATCAACCGCTGGATCTGTGGTCATAATGGGCATATCTACCCTTAAACCAGCTGTAACTCTTAATTTTTTGTTGACTTCCCATTCATCCTGCACGTATAATCCAAGTTGCATAGCTTTGAAAACGCCAGCAGCCTGCGACCCGTCACCGGTAAGACTGTCAACCAAAGAATAACTCCTTACATAAGATCTTGCAGGAAGATCATTTAAAAAACCACTCAGGGAATCATAGGTATAGGTTCCGTAATTCTGTCCAATAAAAATATTGTACATATCAAAGAACTCATTGTGTGTTCCAATAGTAATCGTATGTGCTCCATTGTAAATTTTAAAATTATCAGTAATAGAGAAGATATCCTGATTGAGCTGATTGGCTGTTGAAAACTCTTCAGAACCTATACGAATGCTCGTATTTCCTCCATTATTAATGATAAGATAAGGGAAATCATTACCAATTGGATCTCTGTCATCTCTAACAGTTGTATACCCTAAAATTAAATTATTAGAATATTTATTCTTGATTCTTGTATTCAATTCAAGTGCCGAACTATTTGTAACAGATGGGAACAAGATTCCCGTATTCTCAAAATTAATACGGGTTGTGGATCCTGGAGTGCGATCCAATTGCTCACCCTTTGTATAATTATGGCGTAAAGTCAATCTGTTATTTTCGTTAATATTGTAATCAATTTTTCCAAATAATTTTAATCCATCCAATTTATCTGATGTATTTCCAAATCCACCTGGATCATAGCCATATTTGGTAATCAAGGTTTGTCTTAAACTTTCCAAATCAGCTTGTGTTGAAAGGCCTAAATATGTTTCAACATCAAAAGGAGCCGGAGTTTCATCTTTTTGAACCTCTACGTTTGCAAAAAAGAATAATTTGTCTTTTTGAATGGGACCCCCTAATGAAAATCCATAAGTTTTCTCAGCGTATGGATTTAATTTAACTCTCGACAAACCATAACGATCTGCATAAGTTTTGTTTGATTTTCCAGTCAGACCTTCATTCTGAATAAAATAGTAGGCACTACCTGACAAGGTATTGGTCCCTGACTTAGTGACTGCATTAATTCCTCCTCCGGCAAATCCTCCGTAAGAAACATCATAAGGAGAAAGAACCACTTGTAGTTGGTCTATGATATCAATAGAAAAAGGACTTATTCCTGTAGATCCTCCATTTGTTCCGGAAGTTGCCAAACCGTAAACATCATTATTTACCGCTCCATCAATGTATATTGCATTATAGCGATTGTTCATACCTGCAAATGTAATCCCATCCGAATATCCAGAAGCTTGGGGAGTAAGCTTAAGAAAATCGTCAATGTCCCTGTTAATGGTAGGTATATTGGCAATATTTTCTGCAGATATTTGAGTACCTGTACCCGTAATTTCACCTAGTGTACCAACTTTTGCAACAATATCGACCGTACTTAATTCAGTGCTTGTTTCTTCCAAAGAAAAGTTTAACTTTTTGTTCTCGCCCAATTCAAAGAACACATTATCTAATTGCCGTGAAGAATAACCAACATAAGTCACTTTAATGGTATAGGGACCACCTACTCTCATATTTGGGATATTGTAGCGTCCGTCTTCACGCGTATTAACAGCATATGCTGTCCCTGATGAATTGTGAATCGCAAATACAGAAGCAGCAATGAGTGGCTCTCCTTTGGAATCGCTGATTAAACCGGATAATTGAGATGTTGTAACACCTTGAGAAAATAATTGATTGATGCCACTGTAGCAAATCAATAAGATCATACAAGCTGTAGAAATGCAAGTTGTTAATTTTAGTTTCATAATTGAGTTTTTAGATAAGAGATGAATACGAAACAAAGTTAACAGAAGTATAAACTGCCAATATTAAATTTGTATAAATTAATTTTAATTTTATAAAGAGCTATATTACAGGTCATTATATCCTACTTTGGCTTAATAAATTTCCGCCATCATGCATCTTGTGCTTCCGCCGCCCACTTTTTCAATGGTAGGAATGGAAATAGGAAGCAATTTAGTCCTTGACTTTAAAGCCTCTATTTGAGTGTTATTGAGGCTTTGAAAAGCACTCTCTGACATTACTAAAATACGTTCATGGTCCTTATTGATCAACTCAAGCATATTGCCTGCAAATTGCTCCATCTGTTGATAATTAATTTCAATAAGTGTTTTATGTGTTTCCTCAAAACTCTTTCGCAAAATTTCTCTGTGCTCAACTTGAACAGCTTCCAAACAACAAATCACAAAATCCTGTCCCATAGCCATTAAAACATTTGTATGATATATTGGAGCACCGGATCTATCCTTCGCTATGAAATGCACAATTTTATAATGACTTAGCATAGCAAATGTATCCAATGCTCGAATATCAGTTCGGGGACTTAGACAAGCATAAGCAATTTTATGAACTCGGTCTAAAACCATAGACCCTGTTCCCTCCAGAAATTGATGATCCTTTTCTAAAATTTCTAAACTATATCGCTTCGAAAAATGAAATTCCTTTTCCAGTATGGATAAAATATCTTCTCTTCTTTCTTGCCTTCTAATGGGTGCATACATGGGGTAAGTGTAAATGACCCCGGCTTCATGCGTAGAGAACCAATTATTAGGAAATACGGCATCTGGTAG
The genomic region above belongs to Saprospiraceae bacterium and contains:
- a CDS encoding amidinotransferase, which codes for MSKQLTNKILMVRPANFGFNQQTAASNSFQQQDGDSINTNTLAIAEFDRMVNQLQVNGIQVIVIQDLDHIKLPDAVFPNNWFSTHEAGVIYTYPMYAPIRRQERREDILSILEKEFHFSKRYSLEILEKDHQFLEGTGSMVLDRVHKIAYACLSPRTDIRALDTFAMLSHYKIVHFIAKDRSGAPIYHTNVLMAMGQDFVICCLEAVQVEHREILRKSFEETHKTLIEINYQQMEQFAGNMLELINKDHERILVMSESAFQSLNNTQIEALKSRTKLLPISIPTIEKVGGGSTRCMMAEIY
- a CDS encoding TonB-dependent receptor, which gives rise to MILLICYSGINQLFSQGVTTSQLSGLISDSKGEPLIAASVFAIHNSSGTAYAVNTREDGRYNIPNMRVGGPYTIKVTYVGYSSRQLDNVFFELGENKKLNFSLEETSTELSTVDIVAKVGTLGEITGTGTQISAENIANIPTINRDIDDFLKLTPQASGYSDGITFAGMNNRYNAIYIDGAVNNDVYGLATSGTNGGSTGISPFSIDIIDQLQVVLSPYDVSYGGFAGGGINAVTKSGTNTLSGSAYYFIQNEGLTGKSNKTYADRYGLSRVKLNPYAEKTYGFSLGGPIQKDKLFFFANVEVQKDETPAPFDVETYLGLSTQADLESLRQTLITKYGYDPGGFGNTSDKLDGLKLFGKIDYNINENNRLTLRHNYTKGEQLDRTPGSTTRINFENTGILFPSVTNSSALELNTRIKNKYSNNLILGYTTVRDDRDPIGNDFPYLIINNGGNTSIRIGSEEFSTANQLNQDIFSITDNFKIYNGAHTITIGTHNEFFDMYNIFIGQNYGTYTYDSLSGFLNDLPARSYVRSYSLVDSLTGDGSQAAGVFKAMQLGLYVQDEWEVNKKLRVTAGLRVDMPIMTTDPAVDTFFNNTALPKLKLQHDLANEVESGKVPDGQLMFSPRVGFIYDVNNNRKTIVRGGIGLFTSRIPFVWPGAIYTNNGLTLGRVTQSDITGGAKFISDVNNQYVNPNFKIPSGQYDLFVKDFKYPQVLKGNLGLDFKLPHGINFSLEGVYTKIMNNVVYTQINNDENAAFRWTSSADNRLNYTRKSIESTYSAVYVASNTDEGDAYTVTASLAKNFNFGLQTLIAYTYGDANSLMDATSSQNSSQWRGQISIDGRNTPTYGRSDYATGHRMITSLSYKFNWFKSKNVATTISLFYEGKTGSPYSYVIGGTNGQNVNNEVGSTGRNRDLIYIPKDASEINLVDYTVSGKVTTAAEQWTKLDAFIESDPYLKANRGSYAGKNSNWMPFTSYLDLAIKQDFSLFVNGKKHTLQISADIFNLANLINSEWGVRYTVPGNDFNNYQLMTFEKLVADANNNNLVTKPTFTYRGGSESGKASLDILNGSSRWELRLGARYFF